In one window of Cetobacterium somerae ATCC BAA-474 DNA:
- a CDS encoding ABC transporter ATP-binding protein: protein MNKEEVNKDEYSIEIKGLTKKFDKYVAVDNLSFSIPKGVIFGFLGPNGSGKSTTIRMICGVLTPTSGEGKVLGYDLKSNPEKIKSKIGYMSQKFSLYEDLTIEENLTFYGEIYSIPKERLKDRIEEIIVMLNLNEKRKVLSKNLSGGWKQRLALGCAIIHKPELLILDEPTAGVDPVARREFWTTIKDLIKDGDITVLATTHYMDEASVCDIIGFIFEGKLVTIDTPANLYKKYNTDNLEDVFIIYVKELSHKEVISSFDQLKKDSGKKEGKL, encoded by the coding sequence ATGAATAAGGAAGAGGTAAATAAAGATGAATACTCTATAGAGATAAAGGGGTTAACTAAGAAGTTTGATAAATATGTAGCTGTTGATAATCTTTCATTTTCAATACCTAAGGGAGTTATATTTGGTTTTTTAGGACCAAATGGTAGTGGAAAATCAACAACTATTAGAATGATATGTGGTGTTTTAACTCCAACTTCTGGAGAGGGAAAAGTACTGGGATATGATTTAAAAAGCAATCCAGAAAAGATAAAATCTAAAATTGGGTATATGTCTCAAAAGTTTAGTCTTTATGAGGATTTAACAATAGAGGAGAATCTAACTTTTTATGGGGAGATATACTCTATTCCAAAGGAGCGTTTAAAGGATAGAATAGAAGAGATTATAGTTATGTTAAATTTAAATGAAAAAAGAAAAGTTTTATCTAAAAATCTTTCTGGTGGTTGGAAGCAAAGATTAGCACTAGGGTGTGCAATAATTCATAAACCTGAGTTACTTATATTAGATGAACCAACAGCTGGAGTTGACCCTGTGGCAAGAAGGGAGTTTTGGACAACTATAAAAGATTTGATAAAAGATGGAGATATAACAGTTTTAGCAACAACTCACTATATGGATGAGGCTTCTGTTTGTGATATAATCGGTTTTATTTTTGAGGGAAAACTAGTTACAATAGATACTCCTGCAAACTTATATAAAAAATATAATACAGATAATCTTGAAGATGTATTTATAATATATGTAAAAGAGCTTTCACACAAAGAGGTTATCTCATCCTTTGATCAATTGAAAAAAGATAGTGGGAAAAAGGAGGGGAAACTATGA